A stretch of Nonomuraea africana DNA encodes these proteins:
- the rpsG gene encoding 30S ribosomal protein S7, producing MPRKGSPGRRQLMSDPVYSSPLVTALINKVLLDGKRSIAQSIVYGALEGCKDKTGNDPVVTLKRALDNVKPTLEVRSRRVGGATYQVPVEVRAARSTTLALRWLVQYSRARREKTMTERLMNELLDASNGLGASVKKREDTHKMAESNKAFAHYRW from the coding sequence ATGCCTCGCAAGGGTTCTCCTGGCCGTCGTCAGCTCATGTCTGACCCGGTTTACAGCTCGCCGCTGGTGACCGCTCTGATCAACAAGGTGCTCCTTGACGGCAAGCGCTCCATCGCGCAGTCGATCGTCTACGGGGCGCTCGAGGGCTGCAAGGACAAGACCGGCAACGACCCGGTCGTCACGCTGAAGCGCGCCCTCGACAACGTCAAGCCCACCCTCGAGGTCCGCAGCCGCCGTGTCGGTGGCGCGACCTACCAGGTCCCGGTCGAGGTGCGCGCCGCGCGCAGCACCACCCTGGCCCTGCGTTGGCTGGTGCAGTACTCCCGCGCCCGCCGCGAGAAGACCATGACCGAGCGCCTCATGAACGAGCTCCTCGACGCCAGCAACGGCCTCGGGGCGAGTGTCAAGAAGCGCGAGGACACCCACAAGATGGCCGAGTCCAACAAGGCCTTCGCCCACTACCGCTGGTAA
- the fusA gene encoding elongation factor G: MAHIDAGKTTTTERILFYTGINYKIGEVHEGAATMDWMEQEQERGITITSAATTCEWLDHTINIIDTPGHVDFTIEVERSLRVLDGAVAVFDGVAGVEPQSETVWRQADRYGVPRICFVNKMDRVGAEFHRCVDMMISRLAATPAVIQLPWGVESGFKGVIDLVKMKGLLWSEEAAKGEMYDTVDIPAEYADAAREWREKLVETVSENDDELMELFLEGTEPTEEQLVAAIRRATLASAINPVLTGTAFKNKGVQPLLDAIVAYLPAPTDIPAFKGHAVGKEDEVVERHADVSEPFSALAFKIMSDQHLGRLTYIRIYSGTLETGTGVINSVKGKKERIGKIYQMHANKREERPSAHAGQIVAVMGLKDTTTGDTLSDPSNQVVLESMTFPAPVINVAIEPKTKGDQEKLGTAIQRLAEEDPSFQVRRDEETGQTVIWGMGELHLEILVDRMRREFKVEANVGRPQVAYRETIRRKVEKVDYTHKKQTGGSGQFARVIINLEPLGEGNDGYEFENKVSGGRVPREYIPSVDAGAQEAAEFGVLAGYPMVGVKVTLTDGAAHDVDSSEMAFKIAGSMAFKEAARKADAVLLEPMMAVEVTTPEDYMGDVIGDLNGRRGQIQSMDERAGARVIAALVPLSEMFGYVGDLRSKTQGRASYSMQFDSYAEVPPGIAKEIVAKARGE; the protein is encoded by the coding sequence ATGGCCCACATCGACGCGGGCAAGACCACGACGACCGAGCGCATCCTGTTCTACACCGGCATCAACTACAAGATCGGTGAAGTCCACGAGGGCGCTGCCACCATGGACTGGATGGAGCAGGAGCAGGAGCGCGGCATCACGATCACGTCTGCCGCGACGACCTGTGAGTGGCTCGACCACACCATCAACATCATCGACACTCCCGGTCACGTCGACTTCACCATCGAGGTGGAGCGCTCGCTCCGCGTCCTCGACGGCGCCGTCGCCGTGTTCGACGGTGTCGCGGGTGTCGAGCCGCAGTCGGAGACGGTGTGGCGCCAGGCTGACCGCTATGGCGTGCCGCGCATCTGCTTCGTGAACAAGATGGACCGCGTCGGCGCGGAGTTCCACCGTTGCGTCGACATGATGATCAGCCGTCTGGCGGCGACGCCGGCTGTCATCCAGCTTCCCTGGGGCGTCGAGTCCGGTTTCAAGGGCGTCATCGACCTGGTGAAGATGAAGGGTCTGCTCTGGAGCGAAGAGGCTGCCAAGGGCGAGATGTACGACACCGTCGACATCCCGGCCGAGTACGCCGACGCGGCTCGTGAGTGGCGCGAGAAGCTGGTCGAGACCGTCTCGGAGAACGACGACGAGCTGATGGAGCTCTTCCTCGAGGGCACTGAGCCCACCGAGGAGCAGCTGGTCGCGGCCATTCGCCGCGCCACGCTGGCCAGCGCCATCAACCCGGTTCTCACCGGCACCGCGTTCAAGAACAAGGGCGTTCAGCCCCTGCTCGACGCGATCGTGGCCTACCTGCCCGCGCCGACCGACATCCCCGCCTTCAAGGGGCACGCGGTCGGCAAGGAGGACGAGGTCGTCGAGCGTCACGCGGACGTCAGCGAGCCCTTCTCCGCGCTGGCCTTCAAGATCATGAGTGACCAGCACCTGGGTCGTCTCACCTACATCCGCATCTACTCGGGCACGCTCGAGACCGGCACCGGGGTCATCAACTCGGTGAAGGGCAAGAAGGAGCGGATCGGCAAGATCTACCAGATGCACGCGAACAAGCGCGAGGAGCGCCCGTCCGCGCACGCTGGTCAGATCGTCGCCGTGATGGGTCTGAAGGACACCACCACGGGTGACACGCTCTCCGACCCGTCGAACCAGGTCGTGCTCGAGTCGATGACGTTCCCGGCTCCGGTCATCAACGTCGCGATCGAGCCCAAGACCAAGGGCGACCAGGAGAAGCTCGGCACCGCCATCCAGCGTCTGGCCGAGGAGGACCCGTCCTTCCAGGTCCGTCGCGACGAGGAGACCGGTCAGACGGTCATCTGGGGCATGGGCGAGCTTCACCTCGAGATCCTCGTGGACCGTATGCGTCGCGAGTTCAAGGTCGAGGCCAACGTCGGCCGCCCGCAGGTCGCCTACCGCGAGACCATCCGCCGCAAGGTGGAGAAGGTTGACTACACCCACAAGAAGCAGACCGGTGGTTCCGGTCAGTTCGCGCGGGTCATCATCAACCTGGAGCCGCTGGGCGAGGGCAACGACGGTTACGAGTTCGAGAACAAGGTTTCGGGTGGTCGTGTCCCGAGGGAGTACATCCCCTCGGTCGACGCGGGCGCCCAGGAGGCCGCCGAGTTCGGCGTGCTGGCCGGTTACCCGATGGTCGGCGTGAAGGTGACGCTGACCGACGGTGCGGCGCACGACGTCGACTCCTCGGAAATGGCCTTCAAGATCGCCGGCTCGATGGCCTTCAAGGAGGCCGCTCGCAAGGCCGACGCTGTGCTCCTCGAGCCGATGATGGCCGTTGAGGTCACCACGCCCGAGGACTACATGGGTGACGTCATCGGAGACCTCAACGGTCGCCGCGGGCAGATCCAGTCGATGGACGAGCGCGCTGGCGCCCGCGTCATCGCGGCTCTCGTACCCCTGTCGGAGATGTTCGGCTACGTGGGAGACCTGCGTAGCAAGACGCAGGGGCGCGCGAGCTACAGCATGCAGTTCGACTCCTACGCGGAGGTGCCCCCGGGCATCGCCAAGGAGATCGTCGCGAAGGCCCGGGGCGAATAA
- the tuf gene encoding elongation factor Tu: MAKAKFERTKPHVNIGTIGHIDHGKTTLTAAITKVLHERFPEINEATPFDKIDKAPEEKARGITISIAHVEYQTEKRHYAHVDCPGHADYVKNMITGAAQMDGAILVVAATDGPMPQTKEHVLLARQVGVPYIVVALNKADMVDDEEILELVELEVRELLSAQEFPGDDLPVVRVSALKALEGDQKWGDSIIELMTAVDESVPEPTRAVDKPFLMPIEDVFSITGRGTVVTGRIERGIVKVNETVDIIGIKTEKTTTTVTGVEMFRKLLDEGQAGDNVGLLLRGIKREDVERGQCIIKPGTTTPHTEFEAQVYILSKDEGGRHTPFFNNYRPQFYFRTTDVTGVVHLPEGTEMVMPGDNTEMRVELIQPIAMEDGLKFAIREGGRTVGAGNVVKILK; encoded by the coding sequence GTGGCTAAGGCCAAGTTCGAGCGGACTAAGCCGCACGTGAACATCGGCACCATTGGGCACATCGACCACGGCAAGACCACTCTGACCGCGGCGATCACCAAGGTGCTTCACGAGCGTTTCCCTGAGATTAACGAGGCGACGCCGTTCGACAAGATCGACAAGGCGCCCGAGGAGAAGGCTCGTGGCATCACGATCTCCATCGCGCACGTCGAGTACCAGACCGAGAAGCGCCACTACGCTCACGTGGACTGCCCCGGTCACGCCGACTACGTGAAGAACATGATCACCGGTGCCGCTCAGATGGACGGCGCGATCCTCGTGGTCGCGGCGACCGACGGTCCGATGCCGCAGACGAAGGAGCACGTCCTCCTGGCCCGCCAGGTCGGCGTCCCCTACATCGTCGTGGCGCTCAACAAGGCCGACATGGTCGACGACGAGGAGATCCTGGAGCTCGTCGAGCTCGAGGTCCGTGAGCTGCTCTCGGCTCAGGAGTTCCCCGGCGACGACCTGCCCGTCGTTCGCGTCTCCGCTCTGAAGGCCCTCGAGGGCGACCAGAAGTGGGGCGACAGCATCATCGAGCTGATGACCGCTGTCGACGAGAGCGTGCCGGAGCCCACCCGCGCCGTCGACAAGCCGTTCCTGATGCCGATCGAGGACGTCTTCTCGATCACCGGCCGCGGCACCGTCGTGACCGGCCGTATCGAGCGCGGCATCGTCAAGGTCAACGAGACCGTCGACATCATCGGCATCAAGACCGAGAAGACCACCACCACGGTCACCGGTGTCGAGATGTTCCGCAAGCTGCTCGACGAGGGCCAGGCCGGTGACAACGTCGGTCTGCTGCTCCGCGGCATCAAGCGCGAGGACGTCGAGCGCGGCCAGTGCATCATCAAGCCGGGCACGACCACCCCGCACACCGAGTTCGAGGCCCAGGTCTACATCCTGAGCAAGGACGAGGGCGGCCGTCACACGCCGTTCTTCAACAACTACCGTCCTCAGTTCTACTTCCGTACGACTGACGTGACCGGTGTCGTGCACCTCCCCGAGGGCACCGAGATGGTCATGCCGGGCGACAACACCGAGATGCGCGTTGAGCTGATCCAGCCCATCGCCATGGAGGACGGCCTCAAGTTCGCCATCCGCGAGGGTGGCCGCACGGTCGGCGCCGGCAACGTGGTGAAGATCCTCAAGTAG
- the rpsJ gene encoding 30S ribosomal protein S10, which produces MAGQKIRIRLKAYDHEVIDSSAKKIVETVTRTGAKVAGPVPLPTEKNVYCVIRSPHKYKDSREHFEMRTHKRLIDIIDPTPKTVDSLMRLDLPAGVDISIKL; this is translated from the coding sequence ATGGCGGGACAGAAGATCCGCATCCGGCTTAAGGCCTATGACCACGAGGTCATCGATAGCTCGGCCAAGAAGATCGTCGAGACGGTGACGCGGACTGGCGCGAAGGTCGCGGGCCCGGTGCCGCTGCCGACCGAGAAGAACGTGTACTGCGTCATCCGCTCGCCGCACAAGTACAAGGACAGCCGCGAGCACTTCGAGATGCGCACGCACAAGCGGCTGATTGACATCATCGACCCGACGCCGAAGACGGTCGACTCGCTCATGCGACTCGACCTCCCCGCCGGCGTCGACATTTCGATCAAGCTCTGA
- the rplC gene encoding 50S ribosomal protein L3, with amino-acid sequence MAKTIKGVLGKKLGMTQVFDADNRMVPVTVVEAGPCVVTRVRTADKDGYTAVQLGYGQVDPRKVNKPLGDYLRKHDITPRRYFAEIRTDDASEYTLGQELLADTFEAGQYVDVTGKSKGKGFAGVMKRHGFKGLGASHGTQRKHRSPGSIGGCATPGRVFKGLRMAGRMGNVRTTVQSLKVHAVDAENGLILIKGAIPGANGSLVLVRTAAKKGAAK; translated from the coding sequence ATGGCTAAGACGATCAAGGGCGTCCTGGGCAAGAAGCTCGGCATGACCCAGGTCTTCGACGCGGACAACCGGATGGTTCCGGTGACCGTGGTGGAGGCCGGTCCGTGCGTGGTGACCCGGGTCCGCACCGCTGACAAGGACGGCTACACCGCCGTTCAGCTCGGCTACGGGCAGGTCGACCCCCGGAAGGTCAACAAGCCGCTCGGCGACTACCTGCGTAAGCACGACATCACCCCGCGCCGTTACTTCGCGGAGATCCGCACCGACGACGCGAGCGAGTACACCCTCGGCCAGGAGCTGCTGGCCGACACCTTCGAGGCCGGCCAGTACGTGGACGTCACTGGCAAGTCCAAGGGCAAGGGTTTCGCCGGTGTCATGAAGCGCCACGGGTTCAAGGGCCTGGGCGCGTCGCACGGTACGCAGCGCAAGCACCGGTCGCCGGGTTCCATCGGTGGCTGCGCCACCCCTGGCCGCGTATTCAAGGGTCTCCGCATGGCCGGTCGGATGGGTAACGTCCGCACCACCGTGCAGAGCCTCAAGGTTCACGCCGTGGACGCCGAGAACGGTCTCATCCTGATCAAGGGTGCGATCCCCGGCGCCAACGGCAGCCTGGTCCTCGTCCGCACCGCTGCAAAGAAGGGGGCTGCCAAGTGA
- the rplD gene encoding 50S ribosomal protein L4 — protein sequence MTSIDVLDASGAKTGSVDLPEDIFGAKVNVPLIHQVVVAQLAARRQGTHKAKTRGEVRGGGKKPYRQKGTGRARQGSTRAPQFAGGGTVHGPLPRDYSQKTPKKMKAAALRGALSDRATGGRVHVVSSLVTGETPKTKAALEALRKITDAKTVLVVVEETDELTWLSLRNAPEVHLLDAGQLNTYDVLVHDDVVFTQEAYDQVVARLSKSGKEDA from the coding sequence GTGACCAGCATTGACGTCCTCGACGCCAGCGGCGCGAAGACCGGCTCCGTCGACCTGCCCGAAGACATCTTCGGCGCCAAGGTCAATGTTCCGCTGATCCACCAGGTCGTCGTGGCCCAGCTCGCCGCTCGCCGGCAGGGCACCCACAAGGCCAAGACCCGTGGTGAGGTCAGGGGCGGTGGCAAGAAGCCGTACCGCCAGAAGGGCACCGGCCGCGCCCGTCAGGGCTCGACCCGCGCTCCCCAGTTCGCCGGCGGTGGCACCGTTCACGGTCCCCTCCCGCGCGACTACTCGCAGAAGACGCCCAAGAAGATGAAGGCCGCCGCCCTGCGTGGCGCCCTGTCCGACAGGGCGACCGGCGGTCGCGTGCACGTGGTCAGCAGCCTGGTCACCGGGGAGACCCCGAAGACCAAGGCGGCCCTCGAGGCCCTGCGCAAGATCACCGACGCCAAGACCGTCCTGGTCGTGGTCGAGGAGACCGACGAGCTCACCTGGCTGAGCCTGCGCAACGCTCCGGAGGTCCACCTGCTGGACGCCGGGCAGCTGAACACCTACGACGTGCTCGTGCACGACGACGTGGTCTTCACGCAGGAAGCGTACGACCAGGTCGTGGCGCGGCTGAGCAAGAGCGGGAAGGAAGACGCCTGA
- the rplW gene encoding 50S ribosomal protein L23 translates to MENTDPQVVASEKPKGRLERVTDPRDIIIKPVVSEKSYGLIDENNKYTFMVKKTANKTQVKIAVEQIFGVKVTGVNTINRQGKRKRTRAGFGKRPDTKRAIVSLAEGDRIDIFGQIG, encoded by the coding sequence ATGGAGAACACCGACCCGCAGGTGGTCGCCTCCGAGAAGCCCAAGGGCCGGCTGGAGAGGGTCACCGACCCGCGCGACATCATCATCAAGCCCGTTGTCTCCGAGAAGAGCTACGGCCTGATCGATGAGAACAACAAGTACACGTTCATGGTGAAGAAGACCGCGAACAAGACCCAGGTCAAGATCGCTGTTGAGCAGATCTTCGGGGTCAAGGTCACCGGCGTGAACACCATCAACCGGCAGGGCAAGCGCAAGCGCACCCGCGCCGGTTTCGGCAAGCGTCCCGACACCAAGCGCGCGATCGTGAGCTTGGCCGAGGGCGACCGGATCGACATCTTCGGTCAGATCGGCTAG